Within the Amaranthus tricolor cultivar Red isolate AtriRed21 chromosome 15, ASM2621246v1, whole genome shotgun sequence genome, the region TTACAGGGTATGATGTCCACCTTCTTTTTAATTGTAAATCTGATGTACTTGTATATTGTATAACTGCTGCTCCCTCTACCCTTGTTTGCTTATTTATGTGCTGTCCTGGAACTGCTTATTTGCTAACAAATATCAACGGTTAATTTGTGCACCTGTAAATGTGTCTTGACTCTTGACTTTGGATATGTCGTtgagaaattaaattaaattagatgCACATGACTAAGTTGTCATTGAATTTGTATGTGGGTTAATAGATCATCTCTGAATTTCTATTTAGTTTTCTGTGTCAAATTCTTCATATGAGTAGCATTTCATACCAAATTATATATCGTCTTCTTTTTACGAGGGATTTGAGGTGGGAGCCTCACATAATAGGATTGGGTTAATGGAATGTATGtgtaaaaattataatgatTCTTATTGATTAAACTTCCCTTTATAAAATTATCCCTGTTATAATGTTAGatacatatattaatttttaaaatgcttTGACAATAAGGTAATTTTGTATAATATTAGTCTCATTTGGTACTTTCTTCTCGGTAAATAGAATAGGAATTTTCTTTTCCCGGTTGCTGCCGTTATGAGTGAAGataattcgctagctaattcgctttttgaatttgcaattcgctcaaaatggcaaaaaaattaGCCCATAACAGATTTTCAATTCGCGAGGAGATTAGCGAAGTCAAATGACATGTTCGACACAAAGAAAGATCAAGGCAGCATGTCAGATTTTCCTTCATACTTTCTTTACTTGGATCTGTTTTATGCTATATTAGCTATTGTCTTTCTTCTTTTCCAACTACGACCGTCAGACTGTAATATATTCGTACTTAGGTGGTCAAACTCTATAATGGCTGTTTTCCTCTTGCCATTAGTTATGCCTCATGCCACGAAGGGTCTGAAGAGATGAATTGTTCATCATTGGGTTTGTTGTTTTTCTCTAGCTGTGGTATTTGTTGATAAAATATGTTGGCAAGCTGCCATGTTGTGGTCTATCCTTCCATCATTTCCAAATTGCTTTTTGGGATCTCCATGGTGATATTTATCACCACAAAAAAAATTCGCTTGATGTATATCCTAATTTGGCTCATTGTAAACCAGATGTGTACATGATATCTGTCTTAAAATTTGCTTGGTTGTATGTTACGagtaaaaaataattagttCTTTGATTAACGTATCTGTAACTATTTGTTTGTTCGTTGGgctttaaataaacattgcgAATTGAAAGGTTCTGGTGTACTCTTCTTTTTCTGgaaatatataaactaattatatggtATTCAGTTTTTATGGGAAGCTGATATATCCTTTTATCTTGTGCCAGATATAACGCAGTAATGGGTAGTTGGCAGATGGCGTTTAACTGGGAGCAACAAGCAGGTGGCTTCCAGATTCGTGATGTGCGGGCTAGAGTTCTGACTGACATGGCTTGGGTTACCATGAAAACCTTCGTTGACATGAATGCCGGTCCATACAACATGACTAATGTGTTCGAGAATCAGGATGGGAGGTGGTTCATGGTCCATCATCACTGCTCGGTGATGCTGGCTGACGAAGATGTGGATCAACAGATTATGCATGCATAAGTCAGGTAGAAAACAGCTAATAATTATGAATATAGTAGAAACTGGAAAAAGAATACAGAATCATTTATCTTCAGAGAGGAATCAGTTGGGAAGTAATTGTGTCCATTTGAATGACCCAATGAATTTATTATTACCCTCAAGTTTTGGCTGCTGTTTCACGAAGGCATCTTTGAGAATGTTGTATTTATTTCTTCGCCCTTCCAATTTTATTAATGTTCTTTTTCATTCTCGCCAAGTTTCGTGTTGACCTATCCATAACCCCTCCATAGATGGCAGATCAAAGATTTAAGTTGGGATTCTGAAGATTACACCATAAGACGTAAATGAGATTGTTTGCTATTCCTTCGATTGAACTATATATCTACTAAAAAGATATATAGAACAGTTTCAGGTAGGGACTAATTGATACTTTTGTTGGCGGAAACCACAATCCGACCTATAAATAGCTACTAAAAACATATTATGAAAAATAGTTTTAAGATTAGTTCTTTAGACTGAATTTGGAAGGGTTATTGATGAGTAAAATTCAGATTGACTCTAAGATTCTATTGGCGGAAACTCGAGCAGTATTGGCTCCTCACTTTCTCACGAATTGTGGAGCAAGTAAACTCGTTTTATCCTTTCAAGCAACACAATTGACAAGTCTGTTTGTTTATCAATGATGATAATTTGGCACTTGTTTCGAGTCAATTTGACCAGACTTGAAATTAACTCATCATACAAAATTAAGTTGTGTTGGTCTTCGCCAGAAAGGATTCAACTTCAAAGACGGCTAATTAATGTAATTTCCCTATAAATCCACGAGTTTATATAATTCAATTAAAgttcaaaaaatttaatgatttattgtcattattatcatacattatatactaaaaagtttaaaaatgcACAAGTGTTACAGCTAAAAAGAGTTTGCTAAATGAAATCCATTCATTGGCTAACAAAAAATGACATGACATtgaacttattaatttttttttgccattaaagtatttttgactaaaatttaattaaagttaaattgagtaaattagatAATATAACATACTGCATAATATATTATTGACATCATATCATACTATACAACATATATTATAcaaaaaagtttgaaaaattGCAAGTGTTTCAACTAAAGAGAAAATGAAACTTATTTATTGACTAAAGAAAACTAACATGAATTTTAATCTTGACCAATATCTCTACCATTGAAGTATTTTGActagcatttatttatagttaagtttaatatttaaataatataatatactacataatatatcattgacaattttaaattttagagaTAATTAATACATATGCCTGTCAAAATAGAATGTTTCTACTGCATAATATCTatagctttattttttttctcatatcATGTGTTTATGTATGTCGATGTTAAAAAACCGTGCATTGCATGAGTTTCTACACTAGTAAACTAAAATGTCGATGTAGTCatttcataaataattatatttactttttaaaaaattttatcagCAAgattctaataaaaaaaaaactaatatgaatCCACATTtccaattatttatttttacttttaccaCATTCACTAATCTagcataattatttatttcaaataattGATGTCTTTTAACTTTTCCCAcatttcaaattatttatttcaaataattGATGTCTTTTAACcttcaattataaaaaactattaataaaactaaattcataatttttttatttatctagtttatttaatgtttagCCTTATATTTCAAATAAATCTAGCAATTTCAAATAGCAAATACGACAATATATCCTAACAAAGAAAAATTATGTAaagtattataaataaattaagtcaGAAAACGTTACAACAAGCGGTTCTATGGTCTAGTGGTTAGGACATCGGACTCTGAATCCGATAGCCCGAGTTCAAGTCTCGGTAGGACCTTTTTCCCTTCTAAAAAGCAACTTTTATCCTTTTGCGTTCTCTCAAACCTCAACCACTAGACCACAACAAAGGAGTAAGGAGTGtggagtgtgtgtgtgttggaGTGTGGGTAGAACAAAAAATGAAGACATTTGTATGTTCATCACCTTCTCCATCCCTCTTCTTCGTCAATAATCATCACtctaattcttcttcttctcagTTTTTACAGTTGAAATCTACCCACCAACATAATAAAGTTTCCCCTTTTATCTGtttgtcttcttcaacttctttttCTTCATCTGTTGTTGATGAACAACAAGATTCTCCACCACCATCCTCTTCAATTTCTGAATCTTTTGATGATGATAACAGTGACCTTGATGCTTTCCCTTTGAATTTTAGGTACTTTTTATTACTGTTTCATGTTTTCCTAAGTTTGTTTGTTTCTATATATTTGTCTTTCATGATAATGAGCTGATGTTTCCTACTTTATTAATTAGATTAGAGTAGGATTGTTGGGTGTTTATTTAAACTATTCTTTTAGGAATTGTTTTGAGGAAATTAGGAACAtggggtttttatttttgttgatttttggtTTATGAGTAATTACTTACTTTGAGCAGTGCATAAATTGGGTGGAAAAACAACATTAAAATTGGTATGGCAGGGTGGAAAGAAGGATGAAGGTTAAGAAATGGGATAGAAAATTTGTCCCTCTTTGTGCATTTATCATGGTAGAGGATATTATATCTAGCCAAACACAGTCTTATAAACCGAATAAGATGATTTTGTTGGATTATGCTCCAAAATTAGTTTTTCCTATTCCCACTCTTGTTGCTAGTTAGTTGTTAAATTAGTGGTTAGTAGTAAGGGGAATGGATAAGTTAGTAGGTTTATTTATGGGAAGTTAGTTGTTTATTGAGATTATGATCTAGTGTTCAATTAGTATATGGTTAGTGATCTAATTTTGGTTGGTTAGGAGTTTATCTATAAATAGCCCTATTGATATATTTTGTAATTGTGAAATATATGAAAATGTTGTATTTTGGCTAGTCCTCTACCCAGCTTATAGTTTTCTATGGCGGGATACACcggtacgatgatgatgattagtCGTTTGGCTTgtttaagtttctattttttaCTCTTCTACATATGCTACAGATTTATCAAGTTTGCCTGTCATGGGGATTGTTATGCATGTTTTGAAGTTGGAAGCTTTAACATGATTTAAATTGCTACAAGAGTTCAATGGTGTTTTTAACAAATGACAAGCATTAGAACAAACAATATGACATATTTTAAAAGAATTAGAAGAGAAAGGTGGGGTAGGGGAGTGATGAATCCTTTCTCTTTAGATATGGGGATGAGAATGGGATGGAATGAAAGTATTGCTTTTCTTTTCACTTAAAATATATCAAACCCTCCCGAAGTTTGAATGATTTAGAAGGAAAACACAATCACACTCCTTCCTGCTTCCCCCTCCTTTCCCCCCTGACCACCATTGCTAGAAATACAAACCGTGAGGGACTCAATAAAGGGTTCCAGCTTTGAAGATATGACCTTGCAGTTTTTAAATGACGAACTAAAAGGAATGTGCTCCTTGCACAATTTAGAGGTTAAGAAGTCCATTAGATGccatttttgtttatttcaCTTTCAAGTGTATCAATGTATGTCTTATAATAGCTTAACTATTGATTACATTGAAACTTGAATGACAACTCTGTCGAgaaaataagggcattattttgTTTTCGATGCATGGTTAATGTTGAGACTGTTAGTGTATATAACAAatctggggcctcaaccatcagcttaagtttttggttgagttagttccttgaATGATTACTGTACAGCTATACTAGTCTCAAGTCTCAACCCACCACAATTGTTGCATATGGCAATATGTAGTGATTGTATTGTCAATACTCCATAGTTCCAAAAGAAATGGGCTCTATTGTTGAATATCTCTATTTGGATTCTCTTTATTAAGGCTCATTTGCATCAGAATGTGGTGTGTTTGTGTGCATTTGCTTTCATCTTATTGTCATCGTGTATGTATAGTGGTTGTAAGGCTTGTGGAAGAGAGGAGATAGAAAGAGGTTGCAATGGTGATGGTCGGATCCAAGGTGGGATTGCTACAGTCCCCGGTTTTGGTTGGTGGCCGATAAAGGCTTATAGGCCTTGCCCTGGTTTTGTTGCATCGGGTGGAAACTACAGACGACGTGGTCAAAGCATGGATGAAGTGGCATTTGGTGGTGGCAAAGGGGGAACTTCCATGGATGATTTGGATGAACTCTCAGCAAAGTATGATTCTATCTTTAACTTTGCTTAATTACAATGTCAGCAAAGTATGACAATTTTGGAAACTACTGTTGCAATGGTCAAGTTTTTGATTATGATTTGCAGATCTCAATTCTCCAATATACGTGTCTTAGGTATCTGTTTAACAAACAACACTGGATGAAGAATTACACGCATTTGCTAGTTTTAAGCTAGTTGTTTAAGTCAACTAAAAGGTGGGTTGACTGAAAGCCAAAAACCAATGTAAATGCCACCCATAGGCCATAGTaggtttttgttctttttgctTAAAAGTCAATTTCAACTGACTTAAAAGTCATGTTGTAAATCTTTTTTGCTATTTGACCACTATAAAAGCAAAAATcgaaaaatcaatgaaaaaaattatttgccaaACCCTCTTTTAATGAATGTGATTCCTTCACAACTTATAGCCATAGGGTACAAGATTACTGCACTTGTTATGTTCCATATTTTTACAATAGTGACCCGGATTTGATATCATAGTTTTAGGCATTCAATTGTTGCTGTAATATTTTGGCTTTCTGTCTCCGATAACGCCTTTTTTTCCGCAGGAAGAAAGGAAAAAATAGAAGGCAGTTCAAGGGTTAGTAAACCATCAGCAAATTGATCTGTATTCTATGCTGTGGTGTTGGATTGATGTGAAAAGGGATTGCTTTTGGAAATTTTCACTGAAGTCTAGTGGAGAAAGCCACTGGTGAAATTTTGTAAATTGTCATTAATATAAAGAATATATAGCTTAACCCTCCACATTAGGGGAATACTTTGTTCTAAACATTATGTTTCCattttaacaatttcaaaatcTCTAATAATTATGTTCTTTTTATTCTTGATTGAATCTTGAGTTTTTGTCACTGTTGCACACAAAAGTAAGATCCTAGGAATTTACCATTGCTACTTTCAAGTTAGAGCCGAAAGTTTCAATGGCCGCAATCTTCTTATCTCTTTAGATTAGGTCCAACTGCCCTCACACCTTGATCATAGCTTCTATTGGCGAAATATGTTcaatattatgatgatgaaggtTCTTGAAAAGCTAAAACAAATAAGATATACAAAAACCAGCATAAATCCGATAAATTTTGAATTCGAAAGAATCTGAACTGATTTCTGGGGCTGCCATTGTTTTGTCTCAGCCCTCAGACATGAGATTGGTAATAGATGCGAAATAGTTGGCCAATCGAAGCTACATCATATATACTTATCAGACAGCAATCCATGTATCATTATCCTCAAAATTTCACAAACCTTTTAACTAACTAAGATGAAAACGATGAATCAAAAATTGTAATATTGAGTTTCTAGTCCATTTACAAACTAAATAGCTTTACAATATATTTAATCTGCAAGTGCTAGCTAGCATATAAAAACAAGCACGGGAAGAGTTGTACAAGAAATTGATATTGTATAGAATACATTGTTGCTATTGGTAGAAATGAATGCATGAGAATCGTTCAGCTACCCAATTTGAAAGCATCTACAAAAAGCCCTAAACAAACTCCCGCTTTCCAATAGTTGATCAGCACAATTAAAGATTGCAGTCTCGTACTTGATGATGCTGTTCTTTTGTACATGAGCATACCTATTCCCTCAATGGCAGCAACTACGATACCAGCAACTAATACATCCCAATCACCTGTCTGACCAAGTATTGTTGCTAATGCATTGGCAGTGTAGAATCCCAGTAAAAGAAGGAAAACCTTCATGGGGAAATTTTTTCTAGCTGAATTTAACTTTCCAAGCAGCTGTCTGCCACCTGCAATCAAAATCCTACTAAGCCGTGTTTGACCAAGACCAGGAGAGTCCTCATCAATGTCATTATCCTGACTACCATTAGTGGAAAATCCACCGGTGTCTAGAGCGAATTTGATTCCGCAACGACGCCTTCTCCCTTGGAGGCTGCTCATAAAATAAAGGGAAGGGTAAGAGGGCTTAAGTTAGACAACAAACCAAAGTTGACATCTGAGTATATACAACTAATAAGGCATGATTTTAAGACAATGAACCCAAAAGGGGATAGTTCAACTATATATCAACGCAACAAGCTCCTTGGATAACATGGAAAAGAAGGCATTCAAGCAACTTACTGACTAATTCAAATGACTGCATATTAATTTTGCAAATTAATCTCTCAGATTATATAATTTAGCAGGCTTGCCTAGATAAATTTACAGCTTACAGAAGCACAAATCAGATGAATGACATCAAGTGGAATAGTGtagaatcaaaaataaaaaaaagaaagggtAGCTTCAGTAGGTGACCACATTTAGGAGCTGCAGAGCTGTTTTCAAGCATCAAGCAACTACAAAAGTTTGTAGATTTACACAAAGGGAACAGCATCATGGATGTAAATAACTTCACCCTAAGTTTAAACTTAACAACTAATAATAAGACCATACAGTGATAAGTCGTATCACCTGTATTACATTTGAGAAAGTTGAAGCTTAAAAATACTTCAACAAACAAATTAATCTTTCAGAAAACCAATATGTTATCAACCAAAATTCATCAAGCAAAAGGTTACAGTTTGTTCACCAGAAATAAAAATACTGACTCAAGTTTTAAGCTCCAAAAGAAGTTAAGAGGTCTACCCAAACTCGAAGGACTTCTTCAGTAAAGAAGGCCAATACGCATATACTATTTTGAGCCATAACCATCAAAAAGTTGTCAGTTGTCACCAAATGTACATTCAAAATTGGATGCCCGCCAAACCCCAATATTTCATACTTCTGAGCAGTGAAATAGTTCAATTCAAACTGTTGATTCCTCTCATTTGGGATCATCACAATGAATCACCAAACTAGTAAGCCTCAATGGACTCATGTCCAGTTTGGTTGGGGATAAAAAATCACAAACAAGTAACCCAGTCTACAAGGTAATGTTTACCAAACTAGTAGAGTGGAAAACGCGATTTATGAAGAAATTAGATGTTTTCGGATATAATTTCCACCACGTAAATTGAGATGGAACTTTCCATTACACAAAATCATTACCATTACGGCATTACCTCATCCATAACCTTCTAACAAATAAGCCACAGCATCAGAATTCCGATTCTGACTCGAACACAAGAGGTAATGGGGAAGGGTGAGGGCAATGGCTACAAACAGCAACTCAGAAGTAACAAAATCACTTCTAATTTAAAATGCAACACACCTCAGGAAACAAAATTAACATCATATCACAAAGAAGGCAACAGAACATAGCAAATCTCATTAAACTTAGATACTTCTTTTAGCTCTACACACCTCCTCTTGGGGAAAGATGGTGATGGTGGAGTAAACTTTGTCACAGCCTGGCTAATCATTATCTTGTTCCTTTGGTAGGAGTATATCGTTGAAACATGATGCTGCATTAAATACATTTCTTTACAAAGCAACAGTGACAATGCCTGCAATATTGGAGTTCCCATCTCAGAAATCTGATATACATCAACATTGCAAATTTTTAATGACAACCTTAAACAGAAATTATTGATTGCAAAAATGTCGAACAAATCACGTTTTTACTAAACCCTAAACTAGTTACATATAGATCAATCCAATATCCTTGTAAGATTAAAACAGTTAATTGTCACAAATCTTGCCCAGTTGAGCTTAAAGAATCCAAAAAGGAAAAGACAAACACCAATTATTTTGGTTAAAAAccctaatatttttaaaattttaggatTTAATCGAAAAAAGAGTGAAGGAAGAACTTGCCTGGTAAATGAGGTAGGGGAATGAATAATGAGTGCTATTATAAAAAAGCGAGTGAATATAATAGAGCCATTGAAGAAGTTGATGAAGGGATAACAATGGCGGACAGACGGTTATGGGGAGGTCGACAGGGCGACTGGATGAGTCATTGAGTGAAATGAAACGCCAATTATTGTACGACTTCTTATTGGTTTCtcaatcaaatcaaaaatagtaaaataaactaaaaacaaGAGGTGAATCCCACaagttcaaaaataaaattgtaccTAAAAATTAGAGGTAAATCCTACATGTCCACATAAAATTGTACCAAAAGTccaaaagaataattttttaaaagtgaaaattcattaattttttatcttttacaaATTTAGACTCATATGTAGAAGTAGTATTTtatcaaagagaaaaaaaataaggtgTAATATATTgtgaaaaatgagaaaaaaaaattaaataataattagttttttattattatgagtaGAATATAGaagatattttttattactccaATACTTACTACATTTCTTATTACACatgatttaatatatattttgaaggaaaaattacatagaataatccaatctattcataatttttctacaataatcctacctattgatgaactatgaataatccaactttggggtattttcctaaaataaaccGGATGATTTGTTATAACAAgttctatttttaaaaaataaaatgtcgaaaaaatgtcaaaaaaaaacattatgattttttttattacttaaacttttttatgtaaatttttaacatttttctcaatttaaaattaattttcagtttattttttggtgaattacttactatagcaggtcatcggggGTTACCCAAGTTTATTTTAAGCAAATACCCCcccaaagttgagattattcatggttaatcaataggtaggattattgtaggaaaatcatgaaaaggttggattattctaagtaatttttcctattttgaaattattattttttaactacacaaaaaattatgaaaaataaatattaaaaattagattttaaaaagaataaaacaagatttATATGACTATATTATTTCTTTTGTATGAGTTGAAGTTACTGAAACAACATTGAATATGATTATATGAATAATACTTCTTTCTATTCAGGCAatattttaacctttaatatctGCAATTcttcataattaaattaaaaagaaaaattttacatGGTAACTCTGGAGTTTTGGGTTTTTTATGCGgtaatcaaaacttttaaaaaattcacgtGGTAAtcctgaggtttaccaaattgttccaccgtgagatttttgcacataaaacgttagcaaacatTAATTTTGAAGCTTTAAGGCTGGTGTGCACCTATTTATctgactcaccatttcaaatgccatcagtCTTAACCTTTTCCCAGAAACTTAAACcataactctaccatctttggaTTTGAGGggaaaaatatgatttggatgaaagataGTAGAGTTAGGATTTATGTTTTGAGAGAAAATGTTGAaactgatggcatttgaaatggtgagtcgcataaatagatAGGCGTACACTTGCCTTAAAACTTTGAAATTAACGCTTGCTAACATttaatgtgcaaaaaggtcacggtgaaACAATTTGGTAACCTCAGGGTTATcgcgtggattttttaaaagttttggttaccacgtgggaAACCCAAAACCTCGGGGTTACCACGTAGAATTTTCCAATCAAAAATTACTCATTCCtctttgtttgtccactttactcTTTGTATGCATTTCAAAGCAGATTTTGAGCCTCGATATCTTTTAGTATGcattataaaaaaatgtaaaaattattaaaattctttgcattaagacgaatctaacaagatccgacatgaatatattttgttttcattataTACTTTAcgaatcaaatttaaatttctcttttctaaagtggaaaaacttaaagtgaacaaataaaaaggaacgAAGGtagtataaaaaattaatattaataatttttgcattgagacacatcaaacaagattctacataactatattttaacttataaattaagaataaaatacaaattaagagtaataagtgaataatgataataataaataagacTGTTTAACTcaaaataggagggagtataaaaaagTACTCCGCAATTACTAttgtacaatgaagaattacaTGATTTGCTAGTTTTAAGCTACTTGTTTAAGCCAACTATTATACAGAGTTTGGtaaataataattgttggtTATTGGTTACCGGTTTTTGTAAGAGAAAATATGGGTTAACAAGCAAAACCAATGAAAATGCTACCCATAGGCCATAGTagcttttttgttgttttttttttttttacttaaaaagtCACTTTTCAACTGACTATGTCATTTAATAACATTTTTCGTCTATTTGACCAACATACAAGTTATAATCTAAAAACCAACGAAAAAAACCATTTGGCAAACATACCCTAAACAAACGTGATTCCCTGTTCAAAACTTATAGCCATAGGGTACAAGATTCCTGCACTTGATATGATCCACATTTTTGCAATAGTTACCCgaatttaatatcattttttaGGCATTCAAATGTTGCTGTATTACTTCGGCTTTCTGTCTACGATAACACCTATTTTTTCCTGCAGGAAGAAAGGAAAAAATAGAAGGCAGTTCAAGGGTTAGTTAAACAATCAGCAAATTGATCTGTATTCTATGCTGTGgttgaaagcgcaagcctcaaagaggttcaacaaagaaaaacaaatgaaaaatataatgcaaaatgagaacacaagtgtttatgaggtatcttgaataccttcccctcaaatgtagtttattataatgaattcaacaattacaagtataataaactcccttgtcttgagaacaatctctcaagaccacaaatactaaagcaaagtaagaacactctcaagtttctaacaatgcaatagccctctcaacaatatgtgtgtttgtggtgtgtgttactatgagtgatgaatcctttTTATATGCAAAGTATTCATCaatcatcactcttagtattccctcataaatcaccataaactcacaattaacatcctaattaactatgacaattaACCATAGTAATAAACATCATAATAAACATTACATTAAACCAAGAAGTAATGCTCTTATTCAATGTCTACACAgaaattctgaccaaaacagaatccaatgTAGTCTTCTGatcttccgctcgacccgagccactacctcgctcggtcgagcgagcttccagagaagctactgacttgttctgcaCACATTGCTCGAccctcgctcgaccggtcgagccacccccgctcgaccgagcggttGTTCGAGCCACTCACAGTCAGCCTCtcttcttgttgctttgatcaaacaactctcatcaaccgttccaaatcttaaaccacccatattcgacacatctttatcgaccctttCTAAAGTACacgacaaagcatgttcgactatatgtttaaagtgaacgtcatcactaagattattggcacttgctttaacactGTGGTGTTGGATTGATGTGAAAAGGGATTGCTTAGTGAAATTTTGTAAATTGTCATTGCAAATAAAGAATGTATAGCTTAACCCTCCACATTGGGGGGGAATACTTTGTTCTAAACATTATGTTTCtttttaacaatttcaaaatcTCTAATAGTTATGTTCTTTTTATTCTTGATTGAGTTACACACAAAAGTA harbors:
- the LOC130800884 gene encoding uncharacterized protein LOC130800884 isoform X2, which produces MKTFVCSSPSPSLFFVNNHHSNSSSSQFLQLKSTHQHNKVSPFICLSSSTSFSSSVVDEQQDSPPPSSSISESFDDDNSDLDAFPLNFSGCKACGREEIERGCNGDGRIQGGIATVPGFGWWPIKAYRPCPGFVASGGNYRRRGQSMDEVAFGGGKGGTSMDDLDELSAKSQFSNIRVLGICLTNNTG
- the LOC130800882 gene encoding ycf20-like protein isoform X1, which codes for MGTPILQALSLLLCKEMYLMQHHVSTIYSYQRNKIMISQAVTKFTPPSPSFPKRSLQGRRRRCGIKFALDTGGFSTNGSQDNDIDEDSPGLGQTRLSRILIAGGRQLLGKLNSARKNFPMKVFLLLLGFYTANALATILGQTGDWDVLVAGIVVAAIEGIGMLMYKRTASSSTRLQSLIVLINYWKAGVCLGLFVDAFKLGS
- the LOC130800884 gene encoding uncharacterized protein LOC130800884 isoform X1, whose amino-acid sequence is MKTFVCSSPSPSLFFVNNHHSNSSSSQFLQLKSTHQHNKVSPFICLSSSTSFSSSVVDEQQDSPPPSSSISESFDDDNSDLDAFPLNFSGCKACGREEIERGCNGDGRIQGGIATVPGFGWWPIKAYRPCPGFVASGGNYRRRGQSMDEVAFGGGKGGTSMDDLDELSAKYLFNKQHWMKNYTHLLVLS
- the LOC130800882 gene encoding ycf20-like protein isoform X2 — translated: MYLMQHHVSTIYSYQRNKIMISQAVTKFTPPSPSFPKRSLQGRRRRCGIKFALDTGGFSTNGSQDNDIDEDSPGLGQTRLSRILIAGGRQLLGKLNSARKNFPMKVFLLLLGFYTANALATILGQTGDWDVLVAGIVVAAIEGIGMLMYKRTASSSTRLQSLIVLINYWKAGVCLGLFVDAFKLGS
- the LOC130800884 gene encoding uncharacterized protein LOC130800884 isoform X3 codes for the protein MKTFVCSSPSPSLFFVNNHHSNSSSSQFLQLKSTHQHNKVSPFICLSSSTSFSSSVVDEQQDSPPPSSSISESFDDDNSDLDAFPLNFSGCKACGREEIERGCNGDGRIQGGIATVPGFGWWPIKAYRPCPGFVASGGNYRRRGQSMDEVAFGGGKGGTSMDDLDELSAKKKGKNRRQFKG